The uncultured Mailhella sp. genome segment GCATCACTTTTTTCCATGCAGTTGTGCTCTGTGCGCACAATGTTAGCTTTGAGGCCACATTCGACAGCTTCATCATAGCTCAACAAAATAGCGTAAATTTGGGACAGTCCTGCTTGTTTGTGTGCTTCAAATCTATGCCAACCATCAACAATGATATATTTATTGCTTTCCGTTTTTTTATTGCGTAATTAGGATATTATCTATCTTCTGTCCAAAACAGAACCATTTATAAAAAATTTTCGACGGTACGAAGCATTATACAAGTTTAATATAAATTCAATTTCTTAATCTTTTTCACCATCACACATTCTCACACCATATTTTCTGATTGCTTCAGAAGATACTATACCATCAGTTACATGATAGAGTAGGGCTCCTATCATCGCTTTTGATATGCCATATTGAGATTCTAAATGTTTAGCAATTTTTTTGTCGGAGTCTCCATCTTTTCTCATTTTTATTACAGTTGTGCATAATCCGTTTCCTTCTATATATAATTTTTTTTCATTTTCAATTCTTGCTTTTAATTGATTTTTATAAGTAACTAATTCATCTCGTAGACGATTTAATTCGTCTACAATAGGGCATTCTGAGCATCTTTCAAACTCATCTTTTATTTCCAAATATTCATCAGTAACGATTTCTTTATCGGTATCACTTTCATCAAATAAATAAGTTTTCTTTTTTGATATACAATGAATTTGTTTCCAGTTGCTCCAATCTGATATATCCATTGTTAATGTATTAATATCATCTTCTTTAAAATAATTAAAAATTTCTACAGGATTATGGAAATCACAATATTCATTATATGCCTGTATAAATTCTAATTCTCGATTTGTTTTTATTCTATCATATCCTTTTGTTTTATTTAAAAATTTAAGAAGTGTTATTACCTTTATATTAATTTCATTAAAAATAAGTTTTACAGGAATTTCACGTTCTTTATAGTCGATTTCATGTTCACATAGAATCGCGTAAAATTTTTCAGGTGTATACTTTGCAAAAGGTTCGCTCTCATCGTTCCAGTTAAAATCTTCCTCTTCATATTCATTCATGGTGGTTTCCTTTTTTATATTTTGTAAGACCTGCTCGCGCAGTCACACAAATAATTTGTCTAATTATGCATCATTTTTTGTCTTTCATCAAGATATTGAGCACGGTTATAGGGTCTTCGAGAGGTACTTTCCTTAGCGTGCGCCATCAGGCTTTCACACTCTGGGATTATATTGTTGCGTAATGAGCAGCATAGAGGTCATAGCTCGAAGCCAGAAACTCGTCTTTCTGTTTTATTGGGTTAGAAATGGAATGGCCCTGCCTAGTGGGATAGATTAGAAAATGTTGGTATTAATGTTGGTATATTTGATATATTATTTTTTAAATATATGTAATATCAATATGTTATATTATATATTTGATTCCTATACGTGCCAACAGACGCGCATAAAGCCTCATGAAGCCTCAACTGCTTTGTGGGGCTTTCCTTTTTCCGCGCTGCCTTGCGCTCTCTCATGGCGTTTCTCTGCCGAAGCCGCGGCATGAGGCGGCAGCGTCGTGAGGCCCGGGCGGCGTTTTTTCTGGAGCATGCCGGAGAAGAGGCGACTATGACGGAAGAAGAAAAGATTTTTGCAGGAAGGCTTTTTGATGCGAGATGTCGGGAACTCAAGGACATCAAGCATGTGGCGCACGAGCTGTGCCGGAAGTTCAACGCCATGGATGAATATGATCCTGATAGGCTGCCGCTCATACAAAAATTCATAGGGAGCATCGGCAGGAATTATTACTTTCAGGGGCCCGTCCAGTTTAATTACGGCTGCCACACGTTCATCGGCGACAACTTTTTTGCGAACTTCAATCTGCTCATCTTTGACGACGGGAAAGTCGTCATCGGCAACAATGTGATGTTCGGACCCAACGTCAGCCTTCTCTGTTCCAACCATCCCCTCATTGCGGATGAGCGCATACGCATGACCTATCCTGACGGCCACGTGTCCACGTCGGAGTTCGCGGGAGAAATTCATATTGAAGACGACGTCTGGCTGGCGGCCAATGTTTCCGTCATCGACGGCGTGACCATAGGAAAGGGCGCGGTCGTGGGCGCAGGCAGCGTGGTCACGCACGACATTCCCGCAGGATGGCTGGCCCTCGGCGTTCCTGCAAAGCCGGTCAGGAAGATTTCCGAGCGGGATTCCAAAATGCACCTGCTGAGCTAGGCGTCTCTCCTGCGCCGCTGTTTCTGTCCTCTGGGGAAGGAAACGTTTTTTTTGCCGACGCCATCCGGGCCCGCAGTCGTGAAAGGCGGCGGGCTTTTGCATTAAATGTTCCGGCGGTTCGGGCTCGGAGAACGGCACGGCCGGGAGGCTGATTTTGAGGAAAAGGGATTCCGCGTTCTGCGTCGGGAGCCCCTTCCGTCGCCTCTGCGGTTCGGCGGGGCCGTTGCCGCAGCTGCTTTCCTGGTGCCTTCTCCTTGTCAGGGAAGCGAGATGCGCGAGCC includes the following:
- a CDS encoding sugar O-acetyltransferase, with amino-acid sequence MTEEEKIFAGRLFDARCRELKDIKHVAHELCRKFNAMDEYDPDRLPLIQKFIGSIGRNYYFQGPVQFNYGCHTFIGDNFFANFNLLIFDDGKVVIGNNVMFGPNVSLLCSNHPLIADERIRMTYPDGHVSTSEFAGEIHIEDDVWLAANVSVIDGVTIGKGAVVGAGSVVTHDIPAGWLALGVPAKPVRKISERDSKMHLLS